A stretch of the Aegilops tauschii subsp. strangulata cultivar AL8/78 chromosome 4, Aet v6.0, whole genome shotgun sequence genome encodes the following:
- the LOC109751475 gene encoding uncharacterized protein, with protein sequence MAIRRRLPCLPAVAVSTRRSTASLAVSHGGTGARPSTAVLAAAATAAAAAGRASECQSLLLRMSRRRGASRLDIVSSLLASSPTPQPQVFDLLIRTYTQSRKPREAFEAFRLLLDRRVPIPAAASNALLAALSRAGWPHLTADAYRLVLSSDSEVNTYTLNIMVHSYCKALQFDKVDAVISEMEKRCVFPDVVTHNVMIDARFRAGDVEAAMAVVDSMVSQGIKPGILTYNAVLKGLCRNGKWDKAREVFRAMNECGVAPDVRSFNMLIGGFCRVKEPDEAMKFYKEMRRRGVTPDIVSFSCLIGLFARRGKMDRTAAYLREMREFGLMPDGVIYTMVIGGYCRAGSMLEALRVRDEMVGRGCLPDVVTYNTLLNGLCKERRLSDAEELLTEMRERGVPPDLCTFTTLIHGYCREGNIEKALQLFETMLHERLTPDIVTYNTLIDGMCRQGDLGKANELWDDMHSREIFPNHITYSILIDSHCEKGQVDDAFGFLDEMINKGIVPNIMTYNSIIKGYCRSGNVLKGQQFLQKMRDAKVLPDLITYNTLIHGYVKEEKMHETFNLLNMMENEKVQPDTVTYNMIINGFSVHGNMQEADWVYKKMGARGIEPDRYTYMSMINGHVAAGNSKESFQLHDEMLQKGFAPDDKF encoded by the coding sequence ATGGCGATTCGGCGCCGCCTGCCCTGCCTCCCCGCCGTCGCCGTGTCCACCAGACGCTCGACCGCGAGCCTCGCCGTCTCCCATGGTGGGACCGGCGCGAGGCCCTCGACGGCCGTCCTGGCCGCCGCCGCGACGGCAGCCGCGGCGGCGGGCCGCGCCTCCGAGTGCCAGTCGCTCCTCCTCCGCATGTCGCGCCGCCGCGGGGCCTCCCGCCTCGACATCGTGTCCTCCCTCCTCGCCTCCTCCCCCACCCCGCAGCCGCAGGTGTTCGACCTCCTCATCCGCACCTACACCCAGTCCCGCAAGCCCCGGGAGGCATTCGaggccttccgcctcctcctcgacCGCCGCGTCCCCATCCCCGCCGCCGCATCAAACGCGCTCCTAGCCGCGCTCTCCCGCGCCGGCTGGCCCCACCTCACAGCGGACGCCTACCGCCTCGTCCTGTCCTCCGACTCCGAGGTAAACACCTACACGCTTAACATCATGGTCCACAGCTACTGTAAAGCCCTACAGTTCGATAAGGTTGATGCCGTAATCTCCGAGATGGAGAAGAGATGCGTGTTTCCGGATGTGGTAACCCATAATGTGATGATTGATGCTAGATTTCGTGCTGGGGATGTTGAGGCGGCGATGGCAGTGGTCGATTCGATGGTTAGTCAGGGGATAAAGCCAGGAATCTTGACGTATAATGCAGTGTTGAAGGGGTTGTGTAGGAATGGAAAGTGGGATAAAGCAAGGGAGGTGTTCAGGGCAATGAACGAGTGTGGGGTGGCGCCCGATGTTCGGAGCTTCAACATGTTGATTGGGGGATTCTGTAGAGTTAAGGAGCCTGATGAGGCGATGAAATTTTACAAGGAGATGCGACGGCGTGGAGTCACGCCAGATATTGTGAGCTTTAGTTGCCTGATTGGGTTGTTTGCAAGGAGGGGGAAGATGGACCGTACGGCGGCGTACTTGAGGGAGATGAGAGAGTTCGGATTGATGCCTGATGGTGTGATTTACACAATGGTCATTGGTGGTTATTGCAGGGCTGGGTCAATGTTGGAGGCGCTGAGAGTTAGGGATGAGATGGTTGGCCGTGGATGTTTGCCAGATGTGGTAACTTACAATACCTTGCTGAATGGGCTTTGTAAAGAGCGTAGGTTGTCTGATGCAGAGGAGCTTTTGACTGAGATGAGGGAGAGAGGGGTTCCACCAGATTTATGCACCTTCACAACTTTAATTCATGGGTATTGTAGGGAGGGTAACATAGAGAAGGCATTGCAACTATTTGAAACAATGCTGCATGAGCGTTTAACGCCAGACATTGTGACATACAACACTTTGATTGATGGAATGTGCAGACAAGGTGATCTGGGCAAAGCTAATGAGCTATGGGATGATATGCATTCTCGAGAAATCTTCCCCAACCACATTACCTACAGCATCCTGATAGACAGCCACTGTGAGAAGGGACAAGTGGATGATGCATTTGGGTTTTTGGATGAAATGATAAACAAGGGGATTGTGCCAAACATCATGACCTATAATTCCATCATTAAGGGTTACTGCCGGTCTGGAAATGTATTGAAGGGGCAACAATTTTTGCAGAAGATGAGGGATGCCAAGGTGTTGCCTGATTTAATTACTTACAACACCCTAATCCATGGTTATGTTAAAGAAGAGAAGATGCATGAAACTTTTAATTTGCTTAACATGATGGAGAATGAAAAGGTTCAACCCGACACTGTGACGTATAATATGATTATAAATGGATTTTCTGTACATGGTAATATGCAAGAAGCTGATTGGGTTTACAAGAAAATGGGTGCTAGAGGAATTGAACCAGACAGATATACATACATGTCCATGATAAATGGTCATGTTGCAGCTGGGAACTCGAAGGAGTCATTTCAACTTCATGATGAAATGCTTCAGAAAGGGTTTGCTCCTGATGACAAATTCTGA